TCCTTCCTTCGCTCGCACCATGGTAGGTCGGGATCGGCAGTCGCAGGCGTAGCAGCTGCCCAAGCTCTCTTCACAGATCTGTAGTTGAGTGGTGGGGGTTCCCCCTTTTCCAGGCTGAGGTTCCCCCCCGACCCCAAATCCCTACCCCTCTTGACCGGGTGTTACGCAGCGGCTGCGGTTAAAAAGGATGCATTTCGGGTTTGCATCTCCGCTTTGGCTGCGGGTATTCTCCTCTTGAGTTTTGGACGCCCCTGGGGCTGGACTCTTCAGTGGGTTGTGCGCGGGCTGGAGCCGCTGCCACAGCTGCACCGGGGCCTTCCgcatccaccccctcccccagccccgcACCCACTGCATCCAGCGCGCCGCACCCGGGCTGCCTGCAGCGCAGCGCCTCGGCCGGGGCCGGCGGGGCGGGGGAACCGGGCGGGGCAGGCCGCGACGTCCCGGTAGCCAGTCCCCAGCCGCGGAGAATGAATGGGCTGGGGCGAGCTGGTGGCGCACAGGGCTTGGACCGCGGACTCCGGGGTGCCCTCAGCCACCTTCAGCCCCCCGGCCGACCCAGTTGGGCACCCTCCCCCGTCTGcggtctcctccttcctcccggGGGGCGCGGCGCGGGCGtgagctgggaaggaaggagccggggaagggtggggttgggggcaggaAGGCGAAGGCTGGGGGGCGGAGAGGGCGGAAGCGGCCGCCCTGCGCCCGGGCGGGGCCCCGCGGGGTGGCCGCGCGCGTGGCTGGGCCGTGCGACCTCGGCCCCCATCCTAGTGCGGCGCTAGGCGGGCTCGATCGCCCGGGTCCGCGGGGAGGCCCCTTCCCGCGGGAGGCTCTCGGCTCGCGCTAAttggggcggcggggcgggggaggagaGAGTTGGCGCGCGCCACGGTTTCCATTAGAGACGCAAAGTTTCTGCTCGGGAGGAGGCGGCGGCAGGCTCAGTGCCGGGGGGAGCAGGAGCGGTGGGAGGTGCCGGGGCTAGGCAGCACCCCCGTCCTGGGGCCCCTTTGGGCCTGCACCCCAGTCCGGCCCCTTGCCCGGTGTGCCCCTTGTTCACGCCACTCCCCGGGCGGCAGGGAAATGCCCATCTCCACGTTTCCGCTTTCTCTACAGCCTCTGGATTGCCAGATGCGACTGTGCGGTTGGCCGGGTGCGTGTGCCATGGCCCCCTTCTCCCTCGCCAGGCAGAGCTGACATCACCAGCAGCGTTTTCTGCCCTGGCGGGGCTGCTATACCGTTCCCGGCAGGGTTCTGGGACGCCTTTGATTGACCCAAGGCCAGAATGACTTGGGGGTAGGGGGAGTCGTTGTCCGGAAGGTAGATGCACTTGATAGGCCTCTAGTCAGAGAATTTTTCGAGGAGGTGGAACTCTTCTCCTTGGTGAGCTGACAGTTTCTCCTACGAGGTGTGGCTGGGCATTACATAAATCATAGTGTCTCCATTTGCCTTAAAAGTAGCTTCCAGTAATGGATAGGAAGGGAAGACCCATCTAAAATACAAAAAGTAGAAAGTTCTTCCTCTCCCAAATCAATATACAAGGCGAGTTTCCACGGAAAAGAATGGACTCCAGTGCCATCGGGTTTCTCTTAAGAGTTAATTTTGTAACTggcttcattaaaataaaaatacatattctcCTTGAGATCTTGAGTTCCCCTGGCTGGAGGCACAGGTTCAGGGGTGCAGAAGCTAAATAAATAGTGCAAGTGAAAACTACTTTGTGGTCATTTAGTACATGGAAATGTTGGTAATAAGCAGCTTTTTGTCGTTCTTAAGATGGGCAGTGTTAATACCGGGAAATGATAATAGTTGCTCCTGTACAGGAGGAAAGGGCTATCATATCAGCCTCAAaagtgtgtttttctgtgtacttCATTTCTGCAGTTTCGTAATAGTCCTAAGATTCAGTTTTTTCCTAGCTTCCCAATCAGAGGATAATTTGACCGAAGGCATTAGCCATTGTAAATGGTAGGGCTTTTAGCAAATAACTGCCTAATTTAAATGATTGGAAAGCATTCATTTCATAGAAATGAAACTGGGTTGGGTAACCcattactgtatatatatatttttttcacttaattgTTTCTCATAAAATGGGTATAAAAGCTTGATAATCCAACCCAATACCATTATGTAACGCCAGTGTGGAGATTTTGGAGGGCCCAAAGCTATGCTCAAGGTGCACTAAAAGCCTGCCCCTGGACAGGATCCTGGAGCTGGCTGCCTTGTCGGTGGCGTTGGGTTGGGTCTCTTGGATGGAACCAGGGACTGCAGTGTTTGTGGCGCAGTAGGTGGCGCTCTTCCTTCTCTGcgggctgctgctgcagctgcagctggtgCTGTGGTACTTTGACCACTAGAGGCGCCATTTCCCACATTACGACTGGCTGGATTGCAGTGCTGGCCAATGAAGCCAGCAGATGCTGTCACCTCTTTGTCGCCTTTTATTGTTAAGCGAGCCTGAACAGTTTTCCTTTATTGTAGTAACTTTTACTAAACGGCAGTGTTTATGATtttgaaacattctttttttttaaatactgatttggaaaaaaaaatccacaattttaaagtataattagGAAAGCTAGGTTATTATCAACCACACTTGCCTAGATTGAATATGACCTTTTCTTTCTCCGTGTAGGCTGATCAGCTGACTGAAGAACAGATTGCTGGTAAGTTGAAGCCTGGGGAGGCCCCACCCAGGAACCTGGAACTGGGTTCTGACTGGGTTCTGTGTCTCCTCTGCTGTCCCTTCCCTCTGCTGTCTGCGTGGTTTTCTAAGAATGCTAAAGCAGAAACAGTGAGGTCAGGTGTTTTAGAGATGAGGTGGAGTGGACCCTGCCTGCCTGTCACACACTCTGGTGTGCACAGCGGTGCATGGAACCAGATCCATCGAGCCTGCTACACCAGTGTTTGTTTGTAGGCCATGCATCTCTTAGTGATCTACTTGGAAAGGTTTTGCTTGCTacattaaaatacatgaaaacaatAAATTAGTGCTGCAATAATTGGGAAATGAGTCACATTAATttagtttttactctttggggggggtcaggttttgtttacatgtttttACTTTGAGGTGAGGGTCTCCCCATGTAAATCttgctgtcctgcaacttgctagGTGGagtaagctggctttgaactcagggatGTTTTGCAGTTACCTCcagagtgccaccatgcccagaaacTTTACCTTTTTAATGTTTCCATCTTAATGTtttctggagagacagctcagtagagAAGAacgctttctgctcttgcagaggactcaagctAGGCTCCCAGGACCCATGCGTTAATTGAcagtggcctgtaactccagttccgagggatccaatgttgtcctctgacctgcagaCATCAGGCACGAATGTGATGTACATATATAGATGCaggcagacactcacacacataaaataaacctggGATTCTGAAAACCATCCTGAAGGTGACGAAGAACAGGCTGACTGCCTGGGAAGGAACCTTTCTAGTGACCATGTTGCTATGAAACGGGTTCATTGTGGCAATAAAAATGTGATGCGAAAGGACTTTCTTTAAAGGGACTTTACTGTAACTGGTAAACCGGCAGTCTCACATTGCACCTGACGACCAATTTAAGTATGTTCAAGctagcttcttttaaaaatagggtaTTGTGGCTTTATTGAAGTGGTTACCAGGACAGTGTTTGCTTTCTGGGCCACTGTGTGTTGGCCAGACCGACAGGTCTATTGTGGTCATTATTTCGGTAGATAAAGGCCAGGTGGTTTCTGATAACTTGGACAGCTTGTTTTGGCAAGCCCCAGGGAAGTGTGTCTCACAGCAGTGTTGGGTAAAAACACTGATTCTAAAGAGTCAGCTTCTCTTTTCAGAATTCAAGGAAGCCTTCTCCCTCTTCGATAAAGATGGGGATGGCACCATCACAACAAAGGAACTTGGGACTGTCATGAGGTCACTGGGTCAGAACCCAACGGAAGCTGAGTTGCAGGACATGATCAACGAAGTGGATGCTGACGGTAAGGGCTTTAGAACTGCGAATGAACGCCAGTGTTGTGTAATTCAAGTTCAGGCTTGTTACAGAATGTCTTTCAGGTCCCTAGAGCAAAGCAGATAGGCAGAGTTCCTTTCTCTGGTTGCCTCAGAGCCTCCTGACATCAGAATGGAAGATTGTGGGCTTGCTGTTCAGTTCACTCTGCTGTGGTCTAGAGCGTTTCCTGGATCGGATCGTGGGTTTTTTTTACTGCTTCCTAGGACCTACGGCTCCAATCTTTTATCAGCTGGCCCCTGAGGCTACACCAAGTCCtacccttttttttgttttatttttttttttgagacagggttcctctgtgttgtttttggtgccaatcctggatctcactctgtagacctggctggcctcgaactcacagagatccacctggctgtctcccgagtgctgtattaaaggcgtgcgccaccacctccctgctAATTGAGAACCTGCCTTTTAAAGAAGCTATTGTTTCTAAGAGGAGGTGGAACCTGAGGACGGTGGAGGGAGTACCCATCCTTCGCTGTTAGCTCAGAACTGAGTGGTGACCGAAGGAAGACTCCATTTGTGGAATCTAAGAGAAGGGAAGCTGTGTAAGGCTCGGAGCCGGAAGACCCAGCAGCTCCCCATAGTAGTTGGCTGTTCTCCTCCAGAGGACGACGGTGGACAGCAAAGCTCATGGCCCCCTCTGTCAGCGAACTGATTTGGAGGTGCTCTCCCTAGCTGAAAAGTCCCATACGTCTAAGAACATGTATCCCTTAAGACTGTAGATTACGATTTTCAAggagctcagaaggcagagcctggcTCTAAGCTGTACTTTGTGGACGATCGCTGTGAGAGGAGAGCCATTTAGGAAAATAGGGCACCATCAAGTGTGGCGATAGACCTGGGTTTTCTGTGCCCGTTGAAACACCACCGACCATTCTCCTCCTTAGTACTGTTTAGGAAACATAGTCCATAATTCTGTCTGGTTGATCAACCATATGGGAACATGGGTTGGGCCTTTCTGTTTTATGTAAATCCTGGGAAGCCAGGCTCGGGAGAGAGAGTATATTTGACTGTCAGATTGTATGAGGCACTGTAGGAGAAGTTTGTATCAAGCCTTGTCTTGATACCTAAGGATATCTTCACATGCTTATAGATAGCACttagtcatttatttttgtcttacatAAATATCTTCAAAGACTTCGGGGATTTTTGATGTTGTATTCACTTACATTGTTATGCcatgtggggattgaactcagagcacTAAGACATCCATCCACACAAGCCTTGgaagttatttgttttaaatgttctaGTGAAAATGAATTGTAAATAACTaccgtttgtttttgtttttgtaattttatttccatttacttTGAGCTAGTGTTAGTCTGGAATTTGCCTTTGGGAATATTTATCTCTTAGCTTTAGAGGAGTCGTTTGGAATGTTGGCTGTGGAGTGGATTCCCCTGACAGTTTCCTGAGCATTAATGATCCTAAACTGAAAATGGCGTCTGAGCTTTTCCCTTCATGGAAAGTGAAGATGCTGGACGGGGGTTTGGGAGTCAGAGTATGTGCTTGGCATAtgagaggccctgggctcagtcctcaggaccaaaacaaaaacaaaatgccaagTTGGGTAGGAGCCTGGCTAACAGCCTGTATAGCAGAACTGGAAGTGATCTGGAGGAGACTTGGGAGACTGGCCAGGGTGGGATAGGCTGTTTTcttgcccccccacacacacacactaaagcatTTTGTACATCACTAGGACATGTTAGGCCGAGTGTTCTCCCTGGACAGTCAATTGCATGCTTCCCGTTCCCTTGAACTGTCTAGTCTACTTTCATGATCCTGAATGCAGGCGCAGCTTTGCACCTATAAGTGCTGTGCTGGGCATTGCCTACTAGCTTGAGTCATGTGACATTGCTCTGTGAGGTATTTGAACATTTTGGCTACAGAAGGTTGACGTAAGAAAATAATAGCTCATCATTTTAGTTATCACTTGAATCCCACTGAATGCGTTTGCCTGAGCATCCCATACAGCGTTCGGAGATTATTACTGCACAGGAGTGTCAGTGTGATGCTTATCTTAtgtgagcattttctttttttggttaaaGGGAATGGCACCATTGACTTCCCAGAGTTCTTGACCATGATGgctagaaaaatgaaagatacAGATAGCGAAGAAGAAATCCGTGAGGCATTCCGAGTCTTTGACAAGGTAAGCTTGCACATCTGCCTTGGAGAGGTGCATAACGTGGCCCTCTGTGCTGTCGCTGCCGGAAGTTGTAACTTGGCTGGTTAGAGTTAGCCTGAGTGTCTGAACCTCTCATTTGTTGACTTGGCTGAGATGAGGCCCGGCAGAGGGAGATGTTGACTCGACGTCCCGTCTCCATGTTCAGTACCTGTCTGCTTTTGAAGAACTGTGCATTCTGGGTTGGACTGATGGGCACTGGGGACCGGAGGAGTGTTGATAGGTACAGAGCTGGCAGTAACTGGAGGGAAGGTTGGAAGCTGAGGTGGAGAGCTGCTTGCTCTCCCAGAACTCGGTCCCCCGTCCCCCCATCCCCTGGTAACGAGTGCTGCCGCCTCTTGACAGGATGGAAATGGTTACATCAGCGCAGCGGAACTGCGCCACGTCATGACAAACTTGGGAGAGAAACTAACAGACGAGGAAGTAGACGAGATGATCCGAGAAGCGGACATTGATGGGGACGGACAAGTCAACTATGAAGGTAAAGGCTAAACCCCTTGAGCCTGGCTTTCAGTGGCCCTCAGGTCTGTACACATCAAGTTAGCGATTGTTGTGGAATAAAGATAAACTTAATGATATTTGTCTTTTCAGAATTCGTACAGATGATGACTGCAAAATGAAGACCCACTTTCAACTACTTTTCCCTCTAGAAGAATCAAATTGAAATCTTTTACTTacctcttacaaaaaaaaaaaagaaaaaagaaaaaagttcatttattcattctgtttctatctAGCAAAACTGAATGTCAAACGTACCTTCTGTCCACACACAAAATCTGCATGTATTGGTTGGTGGTCCTGTCCCCTAAAGATCAAGCCCCCACATCAGTTTTCCAGTATCAATACTCGTACTACCTTATGAGGGAGCACTTAGTGGACTCCTTCACGTTCCATTTGCTAACGATTAATACACTGTTTGGGCTGGCCAGTTTCTCATGCATGCAGCTTGACAATTGAGCACAGTCAGGCCTTtgtattaaaactgaaaaaaacggaaaaaacaaattcaaaacctCAGATGGGTTCCACAATTTGTTCGGATAAATTGTCAGTAGCCAGTTTACTGcaaacagacatttaaaattgGTTTACCTCAGGATGATGTACAGAAAATGGGTGAAGGCTAAACTTTGAGACACAGCCCCAGAAATAGGATGGCCCTCTTGTCCTTCAAGTGCTCCAACCCCATGGTGACAGTAACACCCTGGTGGCATGCCCGAGGATAATGGTTTAGCGCTGTGTGCATTGAACTAGAGTGAAGTAAACATCAAGGCTGTCACCAAGTCACAcaaatttttaataagaaatgttTACCAAGGGAGCATCTTTGGACTCTCTGTTTTAAAACCTTGTGAACCATGACTCGGAGCCAGCAGAGTAGGCTGTGGCTGTGGACTTGAGCACAACCATCAACATTGCTGTTCAGGAAATGATAATTTACGTCCATTCCAAGTTGTAAATgctagtcttttattttttttttttttccaataaaaagacCATTAACTTAAAAGTGGTGTTAAATGCTTTGTAAAGCTGAGATCTGAAGGGGGACAAGGACAAGGCAGTTGGAGGGGAGGCCAGCGTACATATAAACATGCCCACCATCCAGTATAAACTGGATTCCCCTCCCAAGTTCCCTAGCATCAACTCGTGAAACCTGGCAGACAGTGATTGCTTGATCATCTACGGCCATGTAAGTCTCGttatgttttctctgtgtgtgtgagtgtgtgtgcacatgcacaggtgcTCACACGCATCTCACACTTAAGGATCTGTTGAGGCAGAGGAGAGTGTAGTGAGGGAACAGCCTTGCTCCCAAGCATGTGTTTAGGAGTTCTCATGTGCTGCTGCTGACCACAGGAGGCCATGTGTGCAGGAGGCATGATTAGTGTGTCTATTTCAATCTTCGTGTGTATGTGGAAGCAGTATCCAGTCAGAGACACTACCAGTCACCTTTGATTCGGTTTTTAATTTAGGATACCCTTTAgcctttatacttttttttaaattgacttttgTTTCCTCTCCGTAAGTAGAGCTAATGCTTAAGCCTCTGGCTtaaaagaaccccccccccccaaaaaaaaaaaaaaccaaaaaccaaaaaccaaaactataGCCCAGAGTGAATTTCATGTCTTAATTATAAGGTACTGGTCTATTTAGaaagcctccctccccccaagTGTGGTGTATTTAGTACAGAGCTCATTTTTGAAACAAGGGCCTCGAACATTTTTCAGGGTGTTAACTGGTTGTATCTGATTAGCAGAGAGCTTTGGCTTCGAGTGTGGGGGTGACGGAACAGTGGCAGGCTTCTAACGAGGCTCAGAGAAGCCCTTGGCAGCCAGATGGGTGCATCTCGGGCTAATGTGTCGACCCTTGGCTTCTCCACCTCTCCTACTCCCTGCCTTTCTGGCGTTTTGTAGCTCcttagaatttgttttttttctgccagAGGGGTGGGTCAGAGCTGTGGAGAGGAAGACATTGCTTGTGTGTTTCTGCTCGCCCTTAGACTGGGTGGTTGGCAGACAGGTTGGTGAGCTGTAAGATGACTTCAGTTTCTGAATCATTAGGTATTCCCGAGAATGCCTTGGGGGTTCCCTTCCAGTGAGAGCACCGAAGGCTGCAGGTGTGAAGAAGCGAATGGCAGTGGCTGTGTCTTGTAAGAGGATTCAATCACCCAGTTGAGGACCCGGTCCCAGGCTTGCGGTCTAACCTCTTGGTAGTTTCAAAGGGGGTCGGAGGTGACTGACTTTTAAAACTTACCTCCTATCTCTTACCTTTACCAAGTCTTTGTAGAAGCTGGGTAGACTCTACTTTTAGCAGCCCCATAACCTGTCCCAAAAGGCTACCTTCGAAACAGGATTCTTGTGTGGTCAGGAATCCTGCGTGGGAACCAGAAACCCTAACCCCCAGGGAACGTGAAACTGAAGTTTGGagcttggggaggcagagcacccctccctccccagccttttCTTCTGACACCCTGGGGCACAACCAGCCCAGGGCTTGGTGTCAGCAGTTCATGAAGGGAAAGAGTCGGGTGTCAAGGCAGTCCCCCTGAAGTCGGAGAGCGCTTTTCTGTGAACTCCCTCACTTAAGTactctataaatatatacatatatttatatatatatatatatgtataaagtgaCTAGTTAGCTGGCATCCTGCTTTAGCCTGAGACTGGCCCTAAGAAACGCCGACTCTCTGGCACACCTCTTCCCAGCTGTGTTCTCCGTCTGTTCGGGGGAGCTGGTGAGCAAGGCAGACTACTTGGTAGTTCAGGTGGGCTTCAGTACACTGTTGTCAGGGAAggctttttctgattttttgacAAATTTTTTGCACACTTTAATTGGTGTCTTTGAGCAACTTAAAACACATTGAAGACGAGCTGTTGTACATAGTTTTATATTCTCTTTATAAGTGCATGTCCAACTTGTAACCATATTGTAATGAATGGCTGTCCAGTAGGGCCTAGTGTTCCTAGCACACAAGAGGGATAGCATCCATCATTCGCCCCTCAGCATCCTGGGAACTTCTTCTTGAACAAAGACTAAATTCGGGCAAGTCGACTATTAGTTCCATTATCTTAACCCTTagaattatttattgtgtgtccTAAATATTACTTTTCTTTGGTAGCGACCAGATTTATACTGTTGTGTCTTAACTGACCCCCTTCAGCTGGCagtcacctatttttttttttttttaaatatcccttGAAGTTGTCCTGTAGGAGACAAATTCTCTGCTATCTCTCCCTTTGAGTAAGGTCGGGATGTGTGTTCTTCCCCTAGACCTACTACAATGTTCACTAAACACCTATAGCAAGGATGACGGTGGTCCTCCTGTTGGAAGTCACCCTTCACTGTGGCTGTTTGAAAAAAGAGATGTACTTGAACGTTCTGTAAATCTTGAGATAAACTGTTTTGGAGATTTAACCACCTCTCTCTGATGGGGGACCAACTCTATGGAAATTGTAcataagttttatttataaacctGGCACTGTATTCAATAAACATTCTGCAGCCTTTCATCTCTTTAACTGCGAACTGTGTAGGTTTTAACTCATAGCTTCCAGTCCTTTGCTCTATACAAGACCGGACTTCCTGCCTCTGAGTAGAATTCCCCTGGACCCTGCGGCAGGTGAGCAcgtgggctagagagagagagcgcagatGGCCCAAAGCCGTCATACTCCAGCATTAAGTATCTCCGGGGTTGCCCAAACTTTTGGTAGATTAATCTCCCTTTGGATTTAAGAAGTGTGTTGTTAGGCTGGGTGGGCGAGGTGAAGCAGAGGTGGGCGCATCTcttgagtctaaggccagcctggtctaatggAGTATTAaactagccaaggctacatagtgagaccctgtctcaaaacaaaa
Above is a genomic segment from Peromyscus leucopus breed LL Stock chromosome 14, UCI_PerLeu_2.1, whole genome shotgun sequence containing:
- the Calm1 gene encoding calmodulin-1 — encoded protein: MADQLTEEQIAEFKEAFSLFDKDGDGTITTKELGTVMRSLGQNPTEAELQDMINEVDADGNGTIDFPEFLTMMARKMKDTDSEEEIREAFRVFDKDGNGYISAAELRHVMTNLGEKLTDEEVDEMIREADIDGDGQVNYEEFVQMMTAK